One Panicum virgatum strain AP13 chromosome 3N, P.virgatum_v5, whole genome shotgun sequence DNA segment encodes these proteins:
- the LOC120667431 gene encoding cytochrome P450 71A1-like: protein MAPPQLDSNLALFLLFVASCFVIVVRRLHRRPGRNNGGRVLPPSPPGLPIIGNMHQLGRGHHHRKMQALARRHGDIFLLWLGSVPALVVSSASMAEEVLKNQDHVFCGRPQQHTARGLLYDCRDVGFSPYGERWRQLRRIAIVHLLSVKRVDSLRALREEEVAPLVARIRATGASDDERGRLRAVNMSELIVSLTYTVISKAAFGNKLGGMDPGSLRAMMKEVTDLFETVAVSDMFPRLRWVDWATGLDAKIKRAAGKLDDVLERALQEHEKKPEDEDEAADLLDDLLLVIKEGGEGLNLDRIDVKGLILDLFVGGTDTTSKAIEWGMAYLIKNPREMAKVQEEVRQVAGPQGVLEEHLGRMSRPQAALKEAMRLHPPVPLLIPRETIQDTELHGYDIPAKTRVIINAWAIGRDKESWESAEEFLPDRFMHNAIDYNGRDFRFIPFSTGRRGCPGIAFATRLAELALANLLYHFDWELPEGQDVESFEVVESSGLSPALKFGLILVAKPPQA from the exons ATGGCTCCGCCTCAGCTCGATTCCAACCtagccctcttcctcctcttcgtGGCTTCATGTTTCGTCATCGTCGTCCGACGCCTTCATCGGCGGCCGGGCCGCAACAACGGTGGCCGAGTATTGCCGCCTTCGCCCCCGGGGCtgcccatcatcggcaacatgCACCAGCTCGGCCGGGGGCACCACCACCGGAAGATGCAGGCGCtcgcgcggcggcacggcgatATCTTTCTCCTCTGGCTAGGCTCCGTGCCCGCTCTGGTAGTTTCCTCGGCCTCCATGGCCGAGGAGGTGCTCAAGAACCAGGACCACGTCTTCTGCGGCCGTCCGCAGCAGCACACGGCCCGCGGCCTCCTTTATGACTGCCGGGATGTCGGCTTCAGCCCCTACGGCGAGCGGTGGCGCCAGCTTCGCCGCATCGCCATCGTGCACCTCCTCAGCGTGAAGCGGGTCGACTCCCTGCGGGCGCTccgggaggaggaggtcgcGCCGTTGGTGGCTCGGATCCGCGCCACGGGGGCCTCGGATGATGAGAGGGGCAGACTCCGAGCAGTGAACATGAGCGAGCTCATCGTAAGCTTAACCTACACTGTCATCTCGAAGGCGGCGTTTGGGAACAAGCTCGGCGGCATGGATCCCGGGAGTCTCCGTGCGATGATGAAGGAGGTCACCGATCTGTTCGAAACGGTCGCGGTGAGCGACATGTTCCCGCGACTCCGGTGGGTGGACTGGGCGACGGGGCTCGACGCGAAGATCAAGAGAGCGGCGGGCAAGCTTGACGACGTTCTCGAGAGAGCACTCCAGGAGCACGAGAAGAAGCCTGAAGATGAGGATGAGGCTGCTGACCTTCTTGACGACTTGCTTTTGGTGATCAAGGAGGGAGGTGAGGGGCTTAACCTGGATAGGATTGATGTCAAGGGGCTCATCTTG GACCTTTTTGTAGGAGGAACCGATACAACTTCCAAGGCGATAGAGTGGGGAATGGCCTATCTAATCAAGAACCCAAGAGAAATggccaaagtgcaagaagaGGTGAGGCAAGTTGCAGGGCCACAAGGAGTCCTAGAGGAGCATCTTGGGAGGATGAGCAGGCCGCAGGCAGCCCTGAAAGAAGCCATGCGGTTACATCCACCGGTGCCGCTGCTTATCCCCCGTGAAACAATCCAGGACACTGAACTCCACGGCTATGACATCCCTGCCAAGACTCGGGTCATCATCAACGC atggGCGATTGGGAGGGACAAGGAATCTTGGGAGAGCGCTGAGGAGTTCCTGCCAGACAGGTTCATGCACAATGCTATCGACTACAATGGCAGAGACTTCCGGTTCATACCATTTAGCACTGGGAGGAGGGGATGCCCCGGCATTGCATTCGCGACACGCCTCGCCGAGCTTGCCCTAGCCAATTTGCTGTACCATTTCGACTGGGAGCTGCCGGAGGGCCAGGATGTCGAGTCATTTGAGGTCGTGGAGTCTAGTGGTCTGTCACCTGCTCTTAAGTTTGGCCTCATCCTTGTCGCGAAACCTCCGCAAGCATGA